The following coding sequences are from one Dermacentor andersoni chromosome 5, qqDerAnde1_hic_scaffold, whole genome shotgun sequence window:
- the LOC126532349 gene encoding uncharacterized protein, with translation MDSFAIPFPTGRTVAELPGGSNGDDDPYGDHEATSREPLQLTVRSTMDKVTHVEAFASDSILDLKLLLQDILLVPVDQQLLVYRYQALADSDTLEECGLRDGCQLNLILRMRGGDPTPVVLDEAEPMKLSVWIRRGKCVVVDSRLGATIGSVKQGIEKLTGLRAAHQTLTFRGEDMSDEHTLAHYELRDRCAVFLAANSGENSAAPATAGRDQPRSAETVAGISVRLWNLFF, from the exons ATGGACTCCTTCGCGATACCGTTCCCCACAGGAAGGACG GTGGCTGAATTGCCTGGTGGAAGTAATGGAGATGACGACCCGTACGGAGATCACGAAGCT ACGTCGAGGGAACCGCTACAGCTGACAGTACGGTCGACCATGGACAAGGTGACCCACGTGGAGGCCTTCGCCAGCGACAGCATCCTAGATCTGAAGCTGCTTCTCCAGGATATACTGCTGGTACCAGTCGACCAGCAGCTGCTAGTCTATCGGTACCAAGCGCTGGCTGACAGCGACACGCTCGAAGAGTGCGGTCTCAGAGACGGCTGCCAACTTAACCTCATCCTACGCATGCGCGGAGGCGATCCCACACCCGTAGTTCTGGAT GAGGCGGAGCCCATGAAGCTGTCCGTCTGGATTCGACGAGGCAAATGCGTGGTGGTGGACAGCCGCCTCGGGGCGACCATCGGCAGCGTCAAGCAGGGCATCGAGAAACTTACCGGACTGCGGGCGGCCCACCAGACGCTCACGTTTCGCGGCGAAGACATGAGCGACGAGCACACGCTGGCGCACTACGAACTGCGGGATCGATGCGCCGTGTTCCTTGCCGCGAACAGCGGCGAAAACAGTGCCGCACCGGCGACAGCGGGGAGGGACCAGCCTCGGTCGGCTGAGACCGTGGCAGGGATTTCTGTGCGATTGTGGAACCTATTCTTTTGA